Below is a window of Campylobacter canadensis DNA.
TTTTCATTTATTTCTCCTTGTTTAAGATAAAAGGCTAATTATATAGCAAAAAATTAATGAGTACTGATTTTTAATTATTTTTTTTAATAAAATATATAATAATCACTATTATATTTGCTTTAAAAAATATTAAAAAATAAAATATAAAATCTTAGTTTATTTTTAAAAAAAGGACTAAAATGAGAAAAATATTTATTTATTTAGCTTTATGCTGTGCTTTATTTGCAAATGAAGCAAAATACTATGAATTAAAAAGCCCACTAAACAATAAAGAAAACTCTTTAATAGAAATTTTTTCTTACTCTTGCATTCACTGTTATGCACATTTTAAAGAAAAAACATTAGAAAAAATTCACTCAAAATTACCTAATTTACACATTGAATACAAGGTTGTAAAAAGCTGGGATTTATTTGCAAATAGACTAGCTCTTATCTTAGCTTACGCAAAATATAAAGATGAGCAAAATAATGCTAATTTTAGCAACGGACTTTATGCAAAGATAA
It encodes the following:
- a CDS encoding thioredoxin domain-containing protein, which encodes MRKIFIYLALCCALFANEAKYYELKSPLNNKENSLIEIFSYSCIHCYAHFKEKTLEKIHSKLPNLHIEYKVVKSWDLFANRLALILAYAKYKDEQNNANFSNGLYAKIIQSYFNEVFIKKNNFNNNVNNFEKIGLNILKISKKQLEKFKTSNIAQGILNDLDKSDAIANEYGTPSFIVNGKYIINLNAVHSVDDFVNIINEINEK